AATGGAGCCAACATCACAACTCTTTGCGAACCCCGCACAAGTTGGCTCACGCCACCTGCACAACGACTCAAAAATACCTGGCAAATGTATAAAGAACCTGATTTCCACATCTTCCTCCCCCTGCCCGTTGATTTAATGAATGTTTTGTCcccctttccttttctcttcccagGAATAAACCCATCCGATCTCCTGGCTAGGATCATTtccatccccaccctcccttGTATGGAGAAATTGCAGGGAGTTAAGTCACTCTGCATATTAATGAGTTCGCAGGAAGGGCAGCAGGAGCTGTTTTAAAGGAGGACAAGAGGAGGAAAGAGGCAGAGGCAGCTCAgacaaggcagcagcagcagcagcaagagaaaGGAATCCAGACGTTCTCAAAGTTCCTGCCCTGGCAACATCAAGCCGGTGAATCAGTGCATCTGCTCAAAGCCCAGAAGCGAAATCCGATTATATAAGTGAGCTATTTCGATACCTGAGGTCTTACCATGAAGCCCCTGACAGCAGCTTTACTTCTGCTGTTCATTGTAATGTGCTTAGCCACTGCAGAAGGTAAGTTAGTTTCTTGTACCTATCCCCCATTTAAACTTCtttccagtgatttttttccccctcagtatTCTGTGTTTGCTCCTCGAAATACTATAATGAGATTTATTGTTGTCCTCAGTCTGCATGGGGAAGAATTGATATGATGAATCTGATAGTAGCGGAAGGAAGTTCCAAGGCTGTTGTTTTTTAAGGTGTAAATAGTGGTAAAACACAAGGGACAACATTGTGCCCCCAGTTACAGTTCTACAGCCCATTTATTCTGGTATACGGTGTATCTGGGGTAAATGCTCTGAAATCAATGGCGTTACCCCAGATTTGTGCGGTTGAAAGTGTGCAGAATTTAGCTTGATGCAGCATAATGGATCGaactgagggtgaaattctgacAGAGATGTTTTCTTGTTTTCCATGAAAATGACGCTTACAAAACTCGGATTTGGTCAGGCTTGGGATAGACCTTCAGAATTTGTGCAAGTAAGAAATTCAGAAGCACAATTTAGAGTCCCCCCAAGTTCTAATTGCGAAAGTAGGGTGAAGACAAAAACCGAGAGCTGTATAAGCTTATTCAACTTTACGACAGACTTTAGCTCTTTCCTTTTGCATTTGTTAAAGCTTAGTTTAATCACAGCAGGTGCACTTTAAAAAATCAACACTAACCACATTGCTGTACTGTGTATATTTACCACAACATTTCCAGTACTTTAATATATATTTCTCAGGGAGTTACTAAACCTTTCTGTGGTAAATCAGGAGGAAAATATTGCCCTTTTCAGCTCAACAACCCCCCAAAGTGTAAATTTTTATAGGTTTTTAAAACATGACTAATCTGTATATTTACATAAGCTAATGAGGAAGGGGGAAATTCAACTGCAATTGGTACACTGTCACTCTGTACACAAATGATAAATACTTTCTCTTGTAGGATCAAAGTGCAAATGCTCAAGAAAGGGTCCTAAGATAAGATTCTCTGCTGTTCAGAAGCTGGAAATCAAACCAAAGTATCCACATTGTAAGGAAAAAATGATCATGTAAGTGTTCATGTATGCTTTCTACTGTGTACCAAGTGAATTGCATCTCCCTGTATTGCAACCTCCTTCTTTGTTTTTTAGAATTTCCTGATATACAAATTTCCAACATGTTAGCCATAAGAAAATATGTAGCTACATGAACAAATCCTATCTGTAGTATGTCAGTAAAGGAGAATCTGCTTAATACTATAAATATCTACAGAATATTGCTTATGATAGTAATTATTAGTTTAACAAACGATGATGGTCAAATTCTACTTTCAGCTGCCCAGATGTAAATCCAGAATGCTAAACTCAGGCTACTGTGGATTTACATGGGGAGTAACAaaggagaacagaatttggtccacaaaAGTTGCGAGTAACGAAGAATCATCCAAATTCATTGGGGCAAATTTTTGCCTCAGTTATACTCATACAATTCCCTTGATTTCCGTGGGGTTGCGTGGGTTATAACTGAAAGTGACATTTTtcttgcaaaattctactctCTGTGTAAGCAAATAGCCATGCATTGATTGATCCTGCAATGAAACCTCAACGGAAACAATTGATAAGCTAAAGTCAAAGGGAGCTCTGAAGATTAGATCAGTGGGGTGTATTACAGTTTAAAACAatgggtttcagagcagcagccgtgttagtctgtattcgcaaaaagaaaaggagtacttgtggcaccttagagactaaccaatttatctgagcatgagctttcgtgagctacagctcacttcatcggatgcaacaattAAAACGCTGGCATTGGGGGGAAGGGTGTTAATGTATCTTGTCTTGTATATTGTAAAAGTGTTTGAAAGGCTTTGCCCAAAACACAAACCAGGCTGTGCGCCTGCAAAAGAACCATAGGGTCAGAATAGCTGAAAAGACttattttgctactgacttcGTTGCTCTGCAAGGACAGAAGATGTACAGACACTCgtttctcaacctatgtattatatcatttttttaacattagctttaataatatttttaaatctgttcttattAGCTGCTTGTCAGATCGTCACCAAAAAGGCTAGGCATTGAATATCTTGTAGCATTTGTTCCTTACCAGTTAATGTTACCAAATTTATTTACACTTAGAAAGATGACGTAATATATCACAGTGCAATAGATGTGTATCGTTTCAAAACACAgactgctctcagttacaccaatggaAACTCTGGGTCAAATCCTTTTTTTAGTTACTCTGATTGGGCCCCATCTTGCCTGCTTTGAAGTGAATGGCCAAACTCCCCATTCAATAAGGGCAGAATtgaacccactgacttcaaagcagCTACCCCAGATTTACAAGCAGTGTAACCGAAAGCAGGATTTGGAAGTTGCAGGATTTCGCTAACGCAGCCCAGAACATATTTATATTTAGATGATCAATGcttgagtaattttttaaaaatatttaaattgtaaaaGAGAGGCATGCTGCCCAAGGCAAAGTCAATTCTCAGGTTCCAAACTAGTCATTTGAAATAAACGTGACGAGCAAACGTTTTGAATCAACGACcctttgaactctcacaggggcTTAAATAAACAACACTTTGAATTGTCAGAGAGAAAGGCATCTTTGGCAAAGGGGTAATAATATTTAGAATCCAGATGTCCTCCAGTCAGGAGCGGGGCCCTCTTTCCCAGCCAGCGGGTACAAACAGTCATTTCTATTTTATGTCAATCACCTGGGGCTAACAAAAGGAGCTGAAACATGCAGCAGCATAGAAGGAGTTGGAGAATTTGCTACACCACTCTGTGCAGTGAGAGACTTCAGTCTGTGCCTTGGAGTATGATTGGCTGCTGGAAAGGCAAGCAGCAATCTGCTCTCCCCAAGCAAGATGCCAGCAGAAGCCGGATGGTGAAGTGCTGTCAAGAAAACAATAACAAGCTTTGCCGGGATAAGTCTGTGAGAGACAACTGCTCCTGAGCACTGGAAGTAGGGCCAGACTTGGCAGCcaaggggagaaggggaaattcTGAGCATGAAAAGAACCTCATTAGTGCAACTTCTCATTTTCAATAAGAATGTCAGGAAAACACATAAAATACTTTAGGTTTTGCTAAAATGCCTTGGCAAAAGAATTAGCTTTCAACCTAAGCTCTGATCTTGAGTATAGCTGTGCAAATTTGGAGAACCTCTATTACCttaaaccagtaggagaacacttcagtctctctggtctcaataacagacctaaaagtggcaattcttcaacaaaaaaacttcaaaaacagactccaacgtgaagctgcagaactggaattaatttgcaaactggataccatcagattaggcctgaatagagactgggagtggttgggtcattacaaaacctaaacttaatttccccaatactaatttctccctactgttactcacaccttcttgtcaactgtctgtaataggccactctcttaccacttcaaaagttatttttcctcccttggtatcctgctgttaattgatttatctcgttagactgacctaacacttggtaaagcaacccccatcctttcatgtatttatacctgctccaatattttcactccatgcatctgatgaagagggttctaacccacgaaagcttatgcctaaataaatttctaagtctacaaggtgccacaaggactccttattTTTTCTATTACCTTGCCTTACTCTGGTTTTGCACCCAAATACTGTAACAAGCTGGCCATTCCTATTCTGTGGAGAGAGAATTTaagacttcagtggaattactcctgatttacaccagtataagaggaggagaaggcagaGATGCTGTCATTAGTGCTTTTGTAGGGAGTGACTCTTATCTACTTCAGTGTAACTTGAAATCAGTACTAGAGAGAAGTGGGGGACATTGGAACAATTGGAGGGAGCTGTGACCAGAAGCGATTGATACTGTAGTTTCAGTACAAGACACAGAAAAGTCCGATTCCTGTAATGGATTTTTGTGGCTGTTGTTGAGGAAATAAAATCAGTTAATGATTCTCCTCCAACCCTCCCTATAAACCTGACCATTCTCCGGTCTATTTACATGGAAGAAGTGTGTAAACTGTAGGGTGACTGGCAGACGGGAGAATACTGGAATATACTGTTTGGAAGAGATTCACCTAATGACATAAAATATGTAAGTACAACTGGAAAAGTTTGTGAAAGACAGCAAATCCCTGACCCCTTTGTGTTatctagacctgctctgagcagggttagccAGCATGGTGGCCAGTACCCAAGCAGCTGGTCTACACTGCCGCTTTTACCATTGCTACCACCAGCTGAGTTGCAGTAGTGGAAGTGTAGACAGCCTGAAAGTGAATTCAGCTAAATATTTGTGAGAAGAATGTTTAATTCATTGACAgaatggcaaaactctcctttAATTTCATGGCAGCCAGATCACCCTATTATTAAAAACATAATGAACAAAATTCTGCGCTGATTTATATTCCATCCAGTTCCTATCACTCACAAACATTTggatacacatatacacacacaaacacacacacacacacacactatatgcTATATATTGCTCAAAGACTTAAGAACTCTTATTGGTGATAATGGAAACTGCCAACAAAGATAAGAGTTTCTTTATTCTATTTAAAAAGCAGATGGAAACAGTGCAACTTCATAGAACACATCTTATCTTTGTGTACAAGAAGCTTTATGGCTGTATATAGGAGAAGAGATATACCAAAGCTGCTTGGTACAATATGCAGATGATTTTATGCAAAGCTGGACATGCTAGCCCTGATTCTAAAATGTGTTACCCAGCTCAGCCACATGGCTATGTGGTGGCTTGGACCTTCTTCTCTTGTCCCCAATTTGTAGTTGGGCAAAGCAGCCAGGAACCTGATAGATCCAGCCAGCTGAGATTTCCCCTTGACTAAGGAGTTGAGCCATCATAACAGCACTATGCCATTTGGTTACTTTCCCCAACATAGAGAGAATGGACAGGGCAAAGGAATGTAGCTTTAACTATTTTTAGCTGTCAAATGGCCCCTTGAAGCCATAATCAGATGATCATAAATTAGGGAAGTGGACCAATCCCCATCCAACCTCATAATCCTAGGGGCCGGCAAAGATACTATACAGCTACCTTTGGTCCCTTGGGGTACACCCCTAATCCCAGAGTGACACAAATATGCAGGAAGCCACTCAGCATCAGACTTGTTGCAAAACTGTCTTTGAAGCGGATgctataaaatatgcagaatgacCGCCAGCTGAGATTAACCAAGCTCTCAGcagctgtctcaacttcctggcctacttaaaaaggcaatctACTCAGAGTGGTTCAGCGTACTTAAAgaggcaatgcacatctctctctctctctcacacacacacacgcacaca
Above is a genomic segment from Natator depressus isolate rNatDep1 chromosome 8, rNatDep2.hap1, whole genome shotgun sequence containing:
- the CXCL14 gene encoding C-X-C motif chemokine 14, which encodes MKPLTAALLLLFIVMCLATAEGSKCKCSRKGPKIRFSAVQKLEIKPKYPHCKEKMIIVTMQSRFRGGQQHCLHPKLQSTKRLVKWYTIWKEKRRVYEE